Proteins co-encoded in one Ziziphus jujuba cultivar Dongzao chromosome 9, ASM3175591v1 genomic window:
- the LOC107411183 gene encoding upstream activation factor subunit spp27 isoform X2: protein MVSDSDLVTRLQDILRNSDLDTATPGSIRRQLQEYFGVDLSDRKAFIREQIDIFLETHMAKPPQDDEPKEEEEEEEEDTVPDVPDDSENVKDEEMLEVQEQEIVGGEEEEEEDEEDEREGNDNKKAGSNQIEKVKKRGGFNKLCSLSPQLQELVGEPQMARTQVVKKLWAYIREHNLQDPKNKRNIKCDESLHAIFRVNSINMFQMNKALSKHIWPLEPKVKDDESNHSESQGSNGEKQGEEDDEKDSSRQAKKKRGCGILSSCEGDQNTKRRGGGFTKLCSLSPQLQALIGESELSRPGVVKQLWKHIRDNNLQDPKNKRIIICDEPLRALFYVDSIDMFQMNKALTKHIWPLNDEAAPDNSSQKEKQSTQDQEEDSDHEPKKNEKRQKKGGSGLLAPLPLSDATF from the exons ATGGTGTCGGACTCGGACCTCGTGACCCGGCTCCAAGATATCCTGAGGAATTCGGACCTTGACACGGCCACCCCTGGCAGTATTCGCCGGCAACTCCAGGAATATTTTGGGGTCGATTTGTCCGACCGAAAAGCTTTCATCAGGGAACAAATCGATATTTTCCTTGAAACCCATATGGCTAAACCACCCCAAGACGATGaaccaaaagaagaagaagaagaagaagaagaagatactGTACCAGATGTCCCTGACGATTCCGAGAATGTGAAAGATGAAGAAATGCTTGAGGTACAAGAACAGGAAATTGttggaggagaagaagaagaagaagaagatgaagaagatgaacgTGAAGGGAATGATAATAAGAAAGCAGG GTCAAACCAGATTGAAAAAGTTAAGAAAAGAGGAGGCTTTAACAAATTATGCAGCCTTTCTCCACAGCTTCAAGAATTAGTTGGAGAACCACAAATGGCTAGAACACAG GTAGTGAAGAAACTTTGGGCCTACATCCGGGAACATAATTTGCAGGATCCTAAGAATAAGCGAAACATAAAGTGTGATGAATCACTCCATGCCATTTTTCGTGTCAACTCAATTAACATGTTTCAAATGAACAAAGCCCTGTCCAAGCACATTTGGCCACTTG AGCCGAAGGTAAAAGATGATGAAAGTAACCATTCTGAGTCTCAAGGCAGTAATGGAGAGAAACAAggggaagaagatgatgaaaaaGATAGCAGTAGACAAGCAAAGAAGAAAAGAgg TTGTGGTATCTTATCTAGTTGCGAGGGGGATCAAAATACTAAGAGAAGAGGAGGTGGTTTTACCAAATTGTGTAGCCTTTCCCCACAACTTCAAGCACTCATTGGAGAGTCTGAATTGTCGAGACCGGGg gttGTCAAGCAACTTTGGAAGCATATCCGTGACAACAATTTGCAAGATCCAAAGAACAAACGGATTATAATATGTGATGAGCCACTACGTGCTCTATTTTACGTTGATTCTATCGACATGTTTCAAATGAATAAAGCTCTGACAAAGCACATATGGCCATTAAATGATGAAGCTG CTCCAGACAACTCTTCACAAAAGGAGAAGCAGTCTACACAAGATCAAGAAGAAG ATTCAGATCATGAGcctaagaaaaatgaaaaacggCAGAAGAAAGGAGGTTCCGGTCTTCTTGCTCCCCTTCCACTTTCAGACGCTACGTTTTAG
- the LOC107411183 gene encoding upstream activation factor subunit spp27 isoform X4 has product MVSDSDLVTRLQDILRNSDLDTATPGSIRRQLQEYFGVDLSDRKAFIREQIDIFLETHMAKPPQDDEPKEEEEEEEEDTVPDVPDDSENVKDEEMLEVQEQEIVGGEEEEEEDEEDEREGNDNKKAGSNQIEKVKKRGGFNKLCSLSPQLQELVGEPQMARTQVVKKLWAYIREHNLQDPKNKRNIKCDESLHAIFRVNSINMFQMNKALSKHIWPLEPKVKDDESNHSESQGSNGEKQGEEDDEKDSSRQAKKKRGCEGDQNTKRRGGGFTKLCSLSPQLQALIGESELSRPGVVKQLWKHIRDNNLQDPKNKRIIICDEPLRALFYVDSIDMFQMNKALTKHIWPLNDEAAPDNSSQKEKQSTQDQEEDSDHEPKKNEKRQKKGGSGLLAPLPLSDATF; this is encoded by the exons ATGGTGTCGGACTCGGACCTCGTGACCCGGCTCCAAGATATCCTGAGGAATTCGGACCTTGACACGGCCACCCCTGGCAGTATTCGCCGGCAACTCCAGGAATATTTTGGGGTCGATTTGTCCGACCGAAAAGCTTTCATCAGGGAACAAATCGATATTTTCCTTGAAACCCATATGGCTAAACCACCCCAAGACGATGaaccaaaagaagaagaagaagaagaagaagaagatactGTACCAGATGTCCCTGACGATTCCGAGAATGTGAAAGATGAAGAAATGCTTGAGGTACAAGAACAGGAAATTGttggaggagaagaagaagaagaagaagatgaagaagatgaacgTGAAGGGAATGATAATAAGAAAGCAGG GTCAAACCAGATTGAAAAAGTTAAGAAAAGAGGAGGCTTTAACAAATTATGCAGCCTTTCTCCACAGCTTCAAGAATTAGTTGGAGAACCACAAATGGCTAGAACACAG GTAGTGAAGAAACTTTGGGCCTACATCCGGGAACATAATTTGCAGGATCCTAAGAATAAGCGAAACATAAAGTGTGATGAATCACTCCATGCCATTTTTCGTGTCAACTCAATTAACATGTTTCAAATGAACAAAGCCCTGTCCAAGCACATTTGGCCACTTG AGCCGAAGGTAAAAGATGATGAAAGTAACCATTCTGAGTCTCAAGGCAGTAATGGAGAGAAACAAggggaagaagatgatgaaaaaGATAGCAGTAGACAAGCAAAGAAGAAAAGAgg TTGCGAGGGGGATCAAAATACTAAGAGAAGAGGAGGTGGTTTTACCAAATTGTGTAGCCTTTCCCCACAACTTCAAGCACTCATTGGAGAGTCTGAATTGTCGAGACCGGGg gttGTCAAGCAACTTTGGAAGCATATCCGTGACAACAATTTGCAAGATCCAAAGAACAAACGGATTATAATATGTGATGAGCCACTACGTGCTCTATTTTACGTTGATTCTATCGACATGTTTCAAATGAATAAAGCTCTGACAAAGCACATATGGCCATTAAATGATGAAGCTG CTCCAGACAACTCTTCACAAAAGGAGAAGCAGTCTACACAAGATCAAGAAGAAG ATTCAGATCATGAGcctaagaaaaatgaaaaacggCAGAAGAAAGGAGGTTCCGGTCTTCTTGCTCCCCTTCCACTTTCAGACGCTACGTTTTAG
- the LOC107411183 gene encoding protein TRI1 isoform X3: MVSDSDLVTRLQDILRNSDLDTATPGSIRRQLQEYFGVDLSDRKAFIREQIDIFLETHMAKPPQDDEPKEEEEEEEEDTVPDVPDDSENVKDEEMLEVQEQEIVGGEEEEEEDEEDEREGNDNKKAGSNQIEKVKKRGGFNKLCSLSPQLQELVGEPQMARTQVVKKLWAYIREHNLQDPKNKRNIKCDESLHAIFRVNSINMFQMNKALSKHIWPLGAEDEPKVKDDESNHSESQGSNGEKQGEEDDEKDSSRQAKKKRGCEGDQNTKRRGGGFTKLCSLSPQLQALIGESELSRPGVVKQLWKHIRDNNLQDPKNKRIIICDEPLRALFYVDSIDMFQMNKALTKHIWPLNDEAAPDNSSQKEKQSTQDQEEDSDHEPKKNEKRQKKGGSGLLAPLPLSDATF, from the exons ATGGTGTCGGACTCGGACCTCGTGACCCGGCTCCAAGATATCCTGAGGAATTCGGACCTTGACACGGCCACCCCTGGCAGTATTCGCCGGCAACTCCAGGAATATTTTGGGGTCGATTTGTCCGACCGAAAAGCTTTCATCAGGGAACAAATCGATATTTTCCTTGAAACCCATATGGCTAAACCACCCCAAGACGATGaaccaaaagaagaagaagaagaagaagaagaagatactGTACCAGATGTCCCTGACGATTCCGAGAATGTGAAAGATGAAGAAATGCTTGAGGTACAAGAACAGGAAATTGttggaggagaagaagaagaagaagaagatgaagaagatgaacgTGAAGGGAATGATAATAAGAAAGCAGG GTCAAACCAGATTGAAAAAGTTAAGAAAAGAGGAGGCTTTAACAAATTATGCAGCCTTTCTCCACAGCTTCAAGAATTAGTTGGAGAACCACAAATGGCTAGAACACAG GTAGTGAAGAAACTTTGGGCCTACATCCGGGAACATAATTTGCAGGATCCTAAGAATAAGCGAAACATAAAGTGTGATGAATCACTCCATGCCATTTTTCGTGTCAACTCAATTAACATGTTTCAAATGAACAAAGCCCTGTCCAAGCACATTTGGCCACTTGGTGCGGAAGATG AGCCGAAGGTAAAAGATGATGAAAGTAACCATTCTGAGTCTCAAGGCAGTAATGGAGAGAAACAAggggaagaagatgatgaaaaaGATAGCAGTAGACAAGCAAAGAAGAAAAGAgg TTGCGAGGGGGATCAAAATACTAAGAGAAGAGGAGGTGGTTTTACCAAATTGTGTAGCCTTTCCCCACAACTTCAAGCACTCATTGGAGAGTCTGAATTGTCGAGACCGGGg gttGTCAAGCAACTTTGGAAGCATATCCGTGACAACAATTTGCAAGATCCAAAGAACAAACGGATTATAATATGTGATGAGCCACTACGTGCTCTATTTTACGTTGATTCTATCGACATGTTTCAAATGAATAAAGCTCTGACAAAGCACATATGGCCATTAAATGATGAAGCTG CTCCAGACAACTCTTCACAAAAGGAGAAGCAGTCTACACAAGATCAAGAAGAAG ATTCAGATCATGAGcctaagaaaaatgaaaaacggCAGAAGAAAGGAGGTTCCGGTCTTCTTGCTCCCCTTCCACTTTCAGACGCTACGTTTTAG
- the LOC107411183 gene encoding protein TRI1 isoform X1 has product MVSDSDLVTRLQDILRNSDLDTATPGSIRRQLQEYFGVDLSDRKAFIREQIDIFLETHMAKPPQDDEPKEEEEEEEEDTVPDVPDDSENVKDEEMLEVQEQEIVGGEEEEEEDEEDEREGNDNKKAGSNQIEKVKKRGGFNKLCSLSPQLQELVGEPQMARTQVVKKLWAYIREHNLQDPKNKRNIKCDESLHAIFRVNSINMFQMNKALSKHIWPLGAEDEPKVKDDESNHSESQGSNGEKQGEEDDEKDSSRQAKKKRGCGILSSCEGDQNTKRRGGGFTKLCSLSPQLQALIGESELSRPGVVKQLWKHIRDNNLQDPKNKRIIICDEPLRALFYVDSIDMFQMNKALTKHIWPLNDEAAPDNSSQKEKQSTQDQEEDSDHEPKKNEKRQKKGGSGLLAPLPLSDATF; this is encoded by the exons ATGGTGTCGGACTCGGACCTCGTGACCCGGCTCCAAGATATCCTGAGGAATTCGGACCTTGACACGGCCACCCCTGGCAGTATTCGCCGGCAACTCCAGGAATATTTTGGGGTCGATTTGTCCGACCGAAAAGCTTTCATCAGGGAACAAATCGATATTTTCCTTGAAACCCATATGGCTAAACCACCCCAAGACGATGaaccaaaagaagaagaagaagaagaagaagaagatactGTACCAGATGTCCCTGACGATTCCGAGAATGTGAAAGATGAAGAAATGCTTGAGGTACAAGAACAGGAAATTGttggaggagaagaagaagaagaagaagatgaagaagatgaacgTGAAGGGAATGATAATAAGAAAGCAGG GTCAAACCAGATTGAAAAAGTTAAGAAAAGAGGAGGCTTTAACAAATTATGCAGCCTTTCTCCACAGCTTCAAGAATTAGTTGGAGAACCACAAATGGCTAGAACACAG GTAGTGAAGAAACTTTGGGCCTACATCCGGGAACATAATTTGCAGGATCCTAAGAATAAGCGAAACATAAAGTGTGATGAATCACTCCATGCCATTTTTCGTGTCAACTCAATTAACATGTTTCAAATGAACAAAGCCCTGTCCAAGCACATTTGGCCACTTGGTGCGGAAGATG AGCCGAAGGTAAAAGATGATGAAAGTAACCATTCTGAGTCTCAAGGCAGTAATGGAGAGAAACAAggggaagaagatgatgaaaaaGATAGCAGTAGACAAGCAAAGAAGAAAAGAgg TTGTGGTATCTTATCTAGTTGCGAGGGGGATCAAAATACTAAGAGAAGAGGAGGTGGTTTTACCAAATTGTGTAGCCTTTCCCCACAACTTCAAGCACTCATTGGAGAGTCTGAATTGTCGAGACCGGGg gttGTCAAGCAACTTTGGAAGCATATCCGTGACAACAATTTGCAAGATCCAAAGAACAAACGGATTATAATATGTGATGAGCCACTACGTGCTCTATTTTACGTTGATTCTATCGACATGTTTCAAATGAATAAAGCTCTGACAAAGCACATATGGCCATTAAATGATGAAGCTG CTCCAGACAACTCTTCACAAAAGGAGAAGCAGTCTACACAAGATCAAGAAGAAG ATTCAGATCATGAGcctaagaaaaatgaaaaacggCAGAAGAAAGGAGGTTCCGGTCTTCTTGCTCCCCTTCCACTTTCAGACGCTACGTTTTAG